From Hyla sarda isolate aHylSar1 chromosome 5, aHylSar1.hap1, whole genome shotgun sequence, a single genomic window includes:
- the PTDSS1 gene encoding phosphatidylserine synthase 1 isoform X2: MAAENRMINEQQVEDITIDFFYKPHTITLLTFTIISLMYFAFTREDTSPEHNIWKGILSVIFFFLIISVLAFPNGPFTRPHPALWRMVFGLSVLYFLFLVFLLFLNLEQVKSVMYWLDPNLRYATREADIMEYAINCHVITWERILSHFDIFAFGHFWGWAMKALLIRSYGLCWTISITWELTELFFMHLLPNFAECWWDQVILDILLCNGGGIFLGMVVCRFLEMRTYHWASFKDIHTTTGKIKRAVLQFTPASWTYVRWFDPKSSFQRVAGVYLFMIIWQLTELNTFFLKHIFIFQASHALSWCRILFIGTITAPTVRQYYAYLTDTQCKRVGTQCWVFGAIAFLEALVCIKFGQDLFSKTHLLYVVLWLLCVAITTFLCLYGMVWYADHCGQRQKSFSECEDSTYNTDVPWQHIEKTEVPAKHSEGTTTSRRKNRRGKVTNGVGKK, from the exons GGAAGACACAAGCCCAGAACACAATATATGGAAAGGAATCCTGTCCGTCATCTTCTTCTTCCTGATAATCAGTGTATTAGCCTTCCCCAATG GTCCCTTCACGAGGCCACACCCTGCACTATGGAGGATGGTGTTTG GCCTCAGCGTCCTTTATTTCCTATTTTTAGTATTTCTTCTCTTCCTGAACTTGGAGCAGGTGAAGTCGGTCATGTATTGGCTGGATCCAAATCTGCGCTATGCCACGAGAGAAGCCGACATTATG GAATATGCCATCAATTGCCATGTGATCACCTGGGAACGAATTCTTAGTCACTTTGATATCTTTGCTTTTGGCCACTTCTGGGGCTGGGCCATGAAGGCCTTACTGATCCGCAGCTATGGCCTGTGCTGGACAATAAGCATCACTTGGGAGCTGACAGAG CTGTTCTTTATGCACCTTCTCCCTAATTTTGCTGAGTGCTGGTGGGACCAGGTTATTCTGGACATCCTCCTATGTAATGGAGGCGGCATCTTCCTTGGCATGGTGGTCTGTCGCTTTTTGGAGATGAGGACTTATCACTGGGCAAGTTTCAA AGACATTCACACCACCACGGGAAAAATAAAGAGGGCAGTGCTGCAGTTTACCCCCGCCAGCTGGACCTACGTGCGTTGGTTTGACCCCAAGTCCTCATTTCAGAGAGTGGCTGGAGTATATCTGTTTATGATCATTTGGCAG CTGACGGAGCTCAATACCTTCTTCTTGAAACATATCTTTATATTCCAAGCCAGTCACGCGCTGAGCTGGTGCCGGATCCTCTTTATTGGTACCATTACAGCTCCGACAGTCAG GCAGTACTACGCATATCTAACAGATACACAGTGCAAAAGAGTCGGTACGCAATGCTGGGTATTTGG AGCGATCGCCTTCCTTGAAGCATTAGTGTGTATTAAGTTCGGGCAGGATCTGTTCTCCAAGACTCATTTGCTGTATGTGGTGctgtggctcctgtgtgtg GCGATAACAACTTTCCTTTGCCTCTATGGAATGGTGTGGTATGCCGATCACTGTGGACAACGACAAAAG AGCTTTTCTGAGTGTGAGGACagtacatataacactgatgttCCCTGGCAGCATATAGAGAAGACAG aggTTCCAGCAAAACACAGTGAAGGTACCACAACATCCCGGAGAAAGAATCGCAGAGGAAAAGTCACCAATGGCGTTGGAAAGAAATAG
- the PTDSS1 gene encoding phosphatidylserine synthase 1 isoform X3, producing the protein MINEQQVEDITIDFFYKPHTITLLTFTIISLMYFAFTREDTSPEHNIWKGILSVIFFFLIISVLAFPNGPFTRPHPALWRMVFGLSVLYFLFLVFLLFLNLEQVKSVMYWLDPNLRYATREADIMEYAINCHVITWERILSHFDIFAFGHFWGWAMKALLIRSYGLCWTISITWELTELFFMHLLPNFAECWWDQVILDILLCNGGGIFLGMVVCRFLEMRTYHWASFKDIHTTTGKIKRAVLQFTPASWTYVRWFDPKSSFQRVAGVYLFMIIWQLTELNTFFLKHIFIFQASHALSWCRILFIGTITAPTVRQYYAYLTDTQCKRVGTQCWVFGAIAFLEALVCIKFGQDLFSKTHLLYVVLWLLCVAITTFLCLYGMVWYADHCGQRQKSFSECEDSTYNTDVPWQHIEKTEVPAKHSEGTTTSRRKNRRGKVTNGVGKK; encoded by the exons GGAAGACACAAGCCCAGAACACAATATATGGAAAGGAATCCTGTCCGTCATCTTCTTCTTCCTGATAATCAGTGTATTAGCCTTCCCCAATG GTCCCTTCACGAGGCCACACCCTGCACTATGGAGGATGGTGTTTG GCCTCAGCGTCCTTTATTTCCTATTTTTAGTATTTCTTCTCTTCCTGAACTTGGAGCAGGTGAAGTCGGTCATGTATTGGCTGGATCCAAATCTGCGCTATGCCACGAGAGAAGCCGACATTATG GAATATGCCATCAATTGCCATGTGATCACCTGGGAACGAATTCTTAGTCACTTTGATATCTTTGCTTTTGGCCACTTCTGGGGCTGGGCCATGAAGGCCTTACTGATCCGCAGCTATGGCCTGTGCTGGACAATAAGCATCACTTGGGAGCTGACAGAG CTGTTCTTTATGCACCTTCTCCCTAATTTTGCTGAGTGCTGGTGGGACCAGGTTATTCTGGACATCCTCCTATGTAATGGAGGCGGCATCTTCCTTGGCATGGTGGTCTGTCGCTTTTTGGAGATGAGGACTTATCACTGGGCAAGTTTCAA AGACATTCACACCACCACGGGAAAAATAAAGAGGGCAGTGCTGCAGTTTACCCCCGCCAGCTGGACCTACGTGCGTTGGTTTGACCCCAAGTCCTCATTTCAGAGAGTGGCTGGAGTATATCTGTTTATGATCATTTGGCAG CTGACGGAGCTCAATACCTTCTTCTTGAAACATATCTTTATATTCCAAGCCAGTCACGCGCTGAGCTGGTGCCGGATCCTCTTTATTGGTACCATTACAGCTCCGACAGTCAG GCAGTACTACGCATATCTAACAGATACACAGTGCAAAAGAGTCGGTACGCAATGCTGGGTATTTGG AGCGATCGCCTTCCTTGAAGCATTAGTGTGTATTAAGTTCGGGCAGGATCTGTTCTCCAAGACTCATTTGCTGTATGTGGTGctgtggctcctgtgtgtg GCGATAACAACTTTCCTTTGCCTCTATGGAATGGTGTGGTATGCCGATCACTGTGGACAACGACAAAAG AGCTTTTCTGAGTGTGAGGACagtacatataacactgatgttCCCTGGCAGCATATAGAGAAGACAG aggTTCCAGCAAAACACAGTGAAGGTACCACAACATCCCGGAGAAAGAATCGCAGAGGAAAAGTCACCAATGGCGTTGGAAAGAAATAG